The proteins below come from a single Candidatus Effluviviaceae Genus V sp. genomic window:
- a CDS encoding amino acid ABC transporter permease has translation MRRLLLAFVATSLFFCTAAAQEPVAITVGSKKFTENVILGEVLAHLGRDEGLVVNHLRELGGTRILWNALVAGEIDAYPEYTGTIREEILHGVEVAPGATLESVLARFGVAISPPLGFNNTYAIGVTR, from the coding sequence CTCTCTTCTTCTGCACTGCCGCGGCGCAGGAGCCTGTGGCCATCACAGTCGGCTCCAAGAAGTTCACGGAGAACGTCATCCTGGGGGAGGTTCTCGCTCACCTTGGACGCGACGAGGGGCTCGTCGTGAACCATCTGCGCGAGCTCGGCGGGACCCGCATTCTCTGGAACGCCCTGGTCGCCGGCGAGATCGATGCCTACCCTGAGTACACAGGCACGATCCGCGAGGAGATCCTGCACGGGGTCGAGGTGGCGCCCGGCGCGACGCTCGAGAGCGTCCTCGCCCGGTTCGGCGTCGCGATCAGCCCTCCGCTCGGCTTCAACAACACCTACGCCATCGGCGTCACCCG